The proteins below are encoded in one region of Streptomyces roseirectus:
- a CDS encoding carboxylesterase/lipase family protein, which yields MTRIIDTGGGKIRGVESGDGVLSWRGIPYAAPPVGDLRWRLPRPAEPWTGVRDGSRPGNPAMQPPPLMPAEPGPFEIPPCAEDCLYLNVTAPADAERAPVLVWLHGGGYHVGNGHDMVGDGAGFARDHGVVVVSLNYRLGALGHLSLPDEEHTGAYGTHDQIAALRWIHDTIEAFGGDPGRVTVYGVSAGAKSISNLIASPLTRGLIHAAATSSGGDHVATPAQSRALAARFRKELGTDALRDAPAEDVLDAQNAIARGIEATWVWRPAVDGLAIPRRPTDAIADGAAAGIPLLAQHCVSECLLYEMIQPGSAARAAHVLEDAFGPTGRDAILAAHAPGDRGAEIMTAERYAVPTDRLADAQSAHAPVWRSRYDGPLPPAYGGLPAFHGSDAPAIWTGGDGVAGELHAAWGQFATTGTPGWTPYTLPDRATMLFTADGPRLEHDPDAARRTLWEGREWQSGTWYAVGEGF from the coding sequence ATGACGCGGATCATCGACACCGGCGGCGGAAAGATCCGCGGGGTGGAGAGCGGCGACGGCGTCCTGTCCTGGCGCGGCATCCCCTACGCCGCCCCGCCCGTGGGCGACCTGCGCTGGCGCCTGCCCAGGCCCGCCGAGCCCTGGACCGGCGTCCGGGACGGCTCGCGCCCGGGGAACCCCGCGATGCAGCCGCCGCCGCTGATGCCCGCCGAACCGGGGCCCTTCGAGATTCCGCCGTGCGCGGAGGACTGCCTGTACCTCAACGTCACCGCGCCCGCCGACGCCGAACGCGCCCCCGTCCTCGTCTGGCTGCACGGCGGCGGCTACCACGTCGGCAACGGCCACGACATGGTGGGCGACGGCGCCGGCTTCGCACGCGACCACGGCGTCGTCGTGGTCAGCCTCAACTACCGCCTCGGCGCGCTCGGTCACCTCTCCCTGCCGGACGAGGAACACACCGGCGCGTACGGCACGCACGACCAGATCGCCGCCCTGCGCTGGATCCACGACACCATCGAGGCGTTCGGCGGCGACCCCGGCCGCGTCACCGTGTACGGCGTCTCCGCCGGCGCCAAGTCCATCTCCAACCTGATCGCCTCCCCGCTCACCCGGGGCCTGATCCACGCCGCCGCGACCAGCAGCGGCGGCGACCACGTCGCGACGCCCGCCCAGAGCCGCGCCCTCGCCGCCCGCTTCCGCAAGGAACTCGGCACGGACGCCCTGCGGGACGCGCCCGCCGAGGACGTCCTCGACGCGCAGAACGCGATCGCCCGGGGCATCGAGGCGACCTGGGTGTGGCGCCCCGCCGTCGACGGGCTCGCCATCCCCCGCCGGCCCACCGACGCCATCGCCGACGGCGCCGCCGCGGGCATCCCGCTGCTGGCCCAGCACTGCGTCAGCGAATGCCTCCTCTACGAGATGATCCAGCCCGGCTCCGCCGCCCGCGCCGCACACGTCCTGGAGGACGCCTTCGGCCCCACGGGCCGCGACGCCATCCTCGCCGCCCACGCCCCCGGCGACCGAGGCGCCGAGATCATGACCGCCGAGCGCTACGCCGTCCCCACCGACCGCCTCGCCGACGCCCAGAGCGCCCACGCCCCCGTCTGGCGCTCCCGCTACGACGGCCCCCTGCCACCCGCCTACGGCGGACTCCCCGCCTTCCACGGCTCCGACGCCCCCGCGATCTGGACCGGCGGCGACGGCGTCGCAGGCGAACTCCACGCCGCCTGGGGTCAGTTCGCCACCACCGGCACGCCCGGCTGGACCCCCTACACCCTCCCCGACCGGGCGACGATGCTCTTCACCGCCGACGGCCCCCGCCTGGAACACGACCCCGACGCGGCCCGCCGCACCCTCTGGGAGGGCCGGGAGTGGCAGTCGGGGACCTGGTACGCGGTCGGAGAGGGGTTCTGA
- a CDS encoding RrF2 family transcriptional regulator: MRLTKFTDLALRAVMRLAVAEEGTSLTSREVAAAMDVPYSHMAKVISRLQHLGVVEARRGRSGGLALTGLGRRASVGWLVRELEGDTEVVACEGDPPCPLRAACRLRGALRDAQEAFFEALDPLVVGDLVASPTGPVLVGLGVRGPE; encoded by the coding sequence ATGCGGTTGACCAAGTTCACCGACCTGGCCCTGCGTGCCGTGATGCGGCTCGCGGTCGCGGAAGAGGGCACGTCGCTCACCTCGCGGGAGGTCGCGGCGGCGATGGACGTGCCGTACAGCCACATGGCGAAGGTGATCAGCCGGCTCCAGCACCTCGGCGTGGTGGAGGCCAGGCGGGGTCGCAGCGGAGGGCTGGCGCTGACCGGGCTGGGGCGGCGCGCCTCGGTGGGCTGGCTGGTGCGCGAGCTGGAGGGGGACACGGAGGTCGTCGCCTGTGAGGGCGATCCGCCGTGTCCACTGCGTGCGGCGTGCCGGCTGCGGGGGGCGTTGCGGGACGCACAGGAGGCGTTCTTCGAGGCGCTGGATCCGCTGGTGGTGGGTGATCTGGTGGCCTCGCCCACGGGGCCCGTGCTCGTGGGGCTGGGGGTGCGCGGGCCCGAGTGA
- a CDS encoding asparagine synthase-related protein: protein MSAVRDRDDRDPGLAEGVGLLSGGVDSSLVTALAAKLHDRPVRTYSIGFGAELPGELGHSGLAAAHCRTRHRVLTVSATAVAGDGLGVVLNGEGADPVFGGPKNLPMLVQEMHARDPWSEDRATAYLRSYRKCWTDLPDLLTADTLAALATVPPPQRFVEPHLTGPHRMPHLLNQLLHCNLRTKGAHHILTKVERLTASQGLEGRAPLFDRRVVDHAFTVPPTLKLRGTAEKWVLKEAVRDLLLGREARRRGLWRPDTVRTWLRGDGTLLPRQGGKLWLVLTLELWLRAYDL, encoded by the coding sequence GTGTCCGCAGTCCGGGATCGCGACGACAGAGACCCCGGCCTCGCTGAGGGCGTCGGCCTCCTGTCGGGCGGCGTGGACAGCTCGCTCGTGACGGCCCTCGCGGCGAAGCTGCACGACAGACCTGTCCGCACCTACTCGATCGGCTTCGGCGCCGAACTCCCGGGCGAACTCGGCCACTCGGGCCTCGCCGCCGCCCACTGCCGGACGCGGCACCGCGTGCTGACGGTCTCCGCGACGGCCGTCGCCGGCGACGGGCTCGGCGTCGTCCTCAACGGGGAGGGCGCCGACCCGGTGTTCGGCGGGCCGAAGAACCTGCCGATGCTGGTCCAGGAGATGCACGCACGCGATCCTTGGTCGGAGGACCGGGCCACCGCCTACCTGCGGTCGTACCGCAAATGCTGGACCGACCTGCCGGACCTCCTCACCGCCGACACCCTGGCCGCCCTCGCCACCGTCCCGCCGCCCCAGCGGTTCGTCGAGCCCCACCTCACCGGCCCGCACCGCATGCCCCACCTCCTCAACCAGCTCCTGCACTGCAACCTGCGCACCAAGGGCGCCCACCACATCCTCACCAAGGTCGAACGCCTCACCGCCTCCCAGGGACTTGAGGGCCGCGCCCCGCTGTTCGATCGCCGGGTCGTGGACCACGCCTTCACCGTCCCTCCCACGCTCAAACTCCGGGGCACGGCCGAGAAATGGGTCCTCAAGGAGGCCGTGCGGGACCTGCTGCTCGGCCGCGAAGCCCGCCGGCGCGGACTCTGGCGCCCCGACACCGTCCGCACCTGGCTGCGCGGCGACGGCACGCTCCTGCCCAGGCAGGGCGGCAAGCTGTGGCTCGTGCTCACCCTGGAGCTGTGGCTGAGGGCCTACGACCTGTGA
- a CDS encoding aldehyde dehydrogenase family protein → MNTTLPDPRTGRPRGTSPLSRAPEIRKVVTDARGAAAGWRALTPRDRSRRLERLAALVEEPAAAYMAHETAGTGKPDTETAGEVEQAADLLRFYASAVRAQTAPAAGRLIDGHESWVRWEPLGVVGVVVPWNYPLTMAAWRCAPALAAGNTVVAKPAETTPDTLGLGVLTAVPGDRETGRLLVEADVDMVAFTGSAAAPADTWTQLLKACTCNAGQSCAAPARVITLRENHEQTVAADRPAGRHPGRGRRPGRRRPPGPRRQRLDPGPDDRTRPRRPPGRGRDLAELPPRPDRRTPARRPGRLRPRNRPEHTGPARVPAPEDGHGEAGARMRKPLIAWAQLVSGLTLTALSFFQVITEIPYSTFAVLGGGFLTVDGYRNLRALRGPHEP, encoded by the coding sequence GTGAACACCACCCTGCCGGACCCCCGCACCGGCCGCCCCCGGGGCACCTCACCCCTTAGCCGCGCCCCCGAGATCCGCAAGGTCGTCACCGACGCCCGCGGCGCGGCGGCCGGCTGGCGGGCGCTCACCCCCAGGGACCGCTCACGCCGCCTGGAGCGGCTTGCCGCCCTCGTGGAGGAGCCCGCCGCCGCGTACATGGCCCACGAGACCGCCGGCACCGGCAAACCCGACACCGAGACCGCCGGGGAGGTGGAACAGGCCGCCGACCTCCTCCGCTTCTACGCCTCCGCCGTCCGCGCCCAGACCGCCCCCGCCGCAGGACGGCTGATCGACGGCCACGAGAGCTGGGTGCGCTGGGAACCCCTCGGGGTCGTCGGGGTCGTCGTCCCCTGGAACTACCCCCTGACGATGGCCGCTTGGCGCTGCGCGCCCGCCCTCGCCGCCGGCAACACCGTCGTCGCCAAGCCCGCCGAGACCACCCCCGACACCCTGGGCCTCGGCGTCCTGACGGCGGTCCCCGGCGACCGCGAGACCGGGCGGCTGCTCGTCGAGGCGGACGTCGACATGGTCGCCTTCACCGGCAGCGCGGCGGCGCCCGCCGACACCTGGACCCAGCTCCTGAAAGCGTGCACCTGCAACGCCGGACAGAGCTGCGCCGCCCCCGCCCGCGTCATCACCCTGCGCGAGAACCACGAGCAGACCGTCGCTGCTGACCGTCCAGCAGGCCGACACCCCGGACGCGGCCGTCGCCCTGGCCGACGGCGTCCCCCAGGCCCTCGCCGCCAGCGTCTGGACCCAGGACCTGACGACCGGACTCGACCTCGCCGCCCGCCTGGACGCGGGCGAGACCTGGCTGAACTGCCACCTCGCCCAGACCGCCGAACTCCCGCACGGCGGCCGGGGCGCCTCCGGCCACGGAACCGACCTGAGCACACTGGCCCTGCACGAGTACCAGCGCCCGAAGACGGTCACGGCGAGGCTGGTGCGAGGATGAGGAAACCACTGATCGCCTGGGCACAACTCGTGTCGGGCCTGACCCTCACGGCGCTTTCCTTCTTCCAGGTGATCACGGAGATTCCGTACTCGACCTTCGCGGTGCTGGGCGGCGGTTTCCTCACCGTCGACGGCTACCGGAATCTCCGTGCCTTGCGGGGCCCCCACGAACCCTGA
- a CDS encoding aminoglycoside phosphotransferase family protein encodes MHPRPDGSPDQPAVHEGQFHRVVIGADRVVRHARTEAAARRLPAKTAVLRVLAGLDLGFRTPRPLAEGDGHVVLTRIPGAPLQGDAGPEVARQYVALLNALADAGADARVRAAVPVGEWTGFAAGVRAELFPLMSDPGRARAARELAALTALPRLDSALVHGDLGRENVLWETVDGAPRLSGVVDWDDVCLGDPAEDLAAIGASHGARLLGQVLALGGWDTPDVARRIEAIQGTFALQQALYASRDGDAEELADGLRGYRDSSGPAS; translated from the coding sequence ATGCATCCTCGCCCCGACGGCTCGCCGGACCAACCCGCCGTCCACGAAGGCCAGTTCCACCGCGTCGTGATCGGCGCCGACCGGGTCGTCCGCCACGCCCGCACCGAGGCCGCCGCCCGCCGCCTCCCCGCCAAGACCGCCGTCCTGCGCGTCCTCGCCGGCCTGGACCTCGGCTTCCGCACACCCCGACCGCTCGCCGAGGGAGACGGTCACGTGGTCCTGACGCGGATCCCGGGAGCGCCGCTCCAGGGCGACGCCGGCCCCGAGGTGGCCCGCCAGTACGTGGCCCTGCTGAACGCCCTCGCGGACGCGGGAGCCGACGCACGCGTGCGCGCCGCCGTGCCGGTGGGGGAGTGGACCGGGTTCGCGGCGGGCGTGCGGGCGGAACTGTTCCCCCTGATGTCCGACCCCGGCCGCGCCCGCGCCGCACGCGAACTCGCCGCGCTCACCGCCCTTCCCCGCCTCGACTCCGCCCTCGTGCACGGCGACCTCGGCCGCGAGAACGTCCTCTGGGAGACCGTCGACGGCGCACCCCGCCTGAGCGGCGTCGTCGACTGGGACGACGTCTGCCTCGGCGACCCGGCGGAGGACCTGGCCGCGATCGGCGCGAGCCACGGCGCGCGACTGCTGGGGCAGGTCCTCGCGCTCGGCGGCTGGGACACCCCGGACGTCGCCCGGCGCATCGAGGCGATCCAGGGCACCTTCGCCCTCCAGCAGGCGCTGTACGCGAGCCGGGACGGAGACGCGGAGGAACTGGCGGACGGGCTGAGGGGGTACCGGGACTCTTCCGGACCGGCCAGTTGA